Within Longimicrobium sp., the genomic segment CCTGCGCGTTCGCTGAGCTGGGAGGGACCGGATCCGATCTATGCGGGGATGGAGAGCTTCTGGCGGCTGGACGACGACACCTGGCGGCTCGGGTACATGGACGCGGCCAGCGGGGCTCGTTGGGATCTCACCTGCGAGCGAGGGTCGCGCATCACGGTGCGGTGGATGGAGGGGATCTCGATCCCGGACATCCGCACCTTTCTTCTCTACTCCGCCGTCGCCATGGCGCTCCACCTGCGCGGCACCCCGTGTCTGCACGCCAGCGGCATCGTGGTGAACGGACGGGGCGCGCTGCTCCTGGGGCCATCGGGCACGGGCAAGTCCACGACGGCCGCCGCGCTGGTGGCCGCCGGCAACGAGCTCCTCACGGACGACGTCGCGGCGCTCGAACTCCGCACGGACGAGGTGCGGGTCCACCCCGGCCTCCCGCGGCTGCGTCTGCTCGCGGAGAGCGCCGCGGCCGTGAACGAGCCGTTCGACCTCCTCGCCCCCGTCTGGAGCGACGCTTCGTTCAGCACCAAGCGCTACATGGACGCACCGGCCGGCGGGGGAGCGGCCCGGCTCGGCGTCATCTACCTGCTCGCGCCCCGTGAGGGGGAGCCGCGCGAGCCCGCGGTCACCCCGCTGGCGCCGCGCGAGGCGTTGCGGTGGCTGATGGAGCACACGTACGGAAAGGTGTGGCTGGACGCGCCGCGGCGGGCGCGCCTCTTCCAGTCCCTGGCGCGTGTGACGGAGCTGGTGCCGGTGCGCACGGTGCACCGGGGCGACCGCCTGGCGGATCTGCCGAAGCTGGTCGAGTTGCTGTCCAAGGACGCCGGCATGGCGAGCTCGCGGTGTTGAGCCCCACGGAGGAGAGGTCCACGCTGGATCTCACCCAAGCGGAGCGCCTTCTCGCCTCGCTCGTGTGCGGGCGCGCCGATCCGCGCGAGGTGAGCGCGCCCGATGCTGCGGCGCTCGCGCCACTCGCCCTCGCCCACGGCCTGGGCCCCATGCTCTTCGCGGCCGTCCGGGACGCGGGGATCGCTCCCGCAGGCTCCGCCTGGGCGCCGCTCGCGGGGTATGCGCGCGACGCCGCCACGCGGTACCTGCTGGCGCGCGTCGAGCAGGCGCGCATCGAGGCGGCACTCGCGGGGGCCGGCATCGAGTGGGTCTGGCTGAAGGGGTACGCCCTCGCCCACACGGTCTACCCGCGGCCGGCGCTCAGGCCGATGAAGGATCTGGATCTGCTCGTTCCGCCCGATCGCTGCGACGAGGCGGAGCGCGCGGTGCTCGCGCTCGGCTACCGCCCCGCGACGGATGCGCCGCTGATGTTCCGCGGCGGCGGGCGAGTGGCGCATCATCTCCCCACTCTGCGGTCGCCGAGCGGGCTCCTGGTCGAGATGCACAGCGGCCTGCATCCCTCGCAGCTCCTGCGGGTCTCCGAGCATCTCCACTGGTTCCGCGCGCAGGTGGTGGAGACGGATGCCGGGGGCGTGCGGGTGCGGCACTTCACGCCAGAGGCGCAGCTGCTGCACCTCGCCGCCCACGCCATCCTTCAGCATGGCGAGGCGGAGCGGTACCTCCAGCGCTTCCTCGACTGCCACCTCGTCGTCGCACGGACGCCGCTGGATTGGGACGTGGTGCTCGGCCAGGCCGCGGTGCTCGACTGGAGCTATGCCCTCCACCGGGCGCTCGCCCGGAGCCGCGAGCACTTCGGCACGCCCGTTTCCGATCACGTCCTGCGCGCCCTCGCCGAGCGC encodes:
- a CDS encoding nucleotidyltransferase family protein — encoded protein: MSPTEERSTLDLTQAERLLASLVCGRADPREVSAPDAAALAPLALAHGLGPMLFAAVRDAGIAPAGSAWAPLAGYARDAATRYLLARVEQARIEAALAGAGIEWVWLKGYALAHTVYPRPALRPMKDLDLLVPPDRCDEAERAVLALGYRPATDAPLMFRGGGRVAHHLPTLRSPSGLLVEMHSGLHPSQLLRVSEHLHWFRAQVVETDAGGVRVRHFTPEAQLLHLAAHAILQHGEAERYLQRFLDCHLVVARTPLDWDVVLGQAAVLDWSYALHRALARSREHFGTPVSDHVLRALAERGTAATRATSLAVALARPGADEPLERARVIGTAQPLHVRLYVGLRTAIPSPAYMRWRYAAKSWGLPGAYLQRWWGIARRLLGRRTGG